A region of the Pseudomonas anguilliseptica genome:
TGATGCACTTATGGCAGGGTGAGTTATTGCTCGACAGCGCCCCAGACACACAATCACCTGCCCGGCCGTTGTACGTTGAAACGGCCGATGGGCGCCTGCATGCTTTGGATGCGCGCTGCAGTGTGCGCAAACAGGCGCAAGGCACGCTGCTCAATGTGTTTGCAGGTGCCGTGCGTGTCACCTGTAAAAGTGGCGTCAGTAACGTCGTGCAGGGCGGCCAGCAGGTGTTGTTTGATCATCAGCAAATCAGCGTGACAAGCATGGCATCTAGCGGGCGTGATAGTTGGCGACGTGGGATTTTGCTAGCTGATAATCGCTCTCTCGGCTCGTTCATCAACGAACTCTCTGAGCATGTACCCGGGCATTTGGCGGTGGATCCACGGATTGCTGATTTGCTGATTGTTGGCGCATTTCCGCTACAAGACCCAGAGCGCATTTACGCGGCGCTCGAGTCGAGCCTGCCGATCCGGGTTAACCGGCGCTGGTCGTGGTGGGTGACCCTGGAGCCGATAGCGAGCTAAAACGCGGCTTTTGGGTTTTTAGCGCGAATGACAATTATTTCTGAGTTCCCCTTTTCACGACTCGCTTGGCCTATTCGTTATAACCATCTGCCAAAGGGTCACCCGATGTGCTCTACCGATTGTTTGCCATCTCGTCCATCCAGCCTGCGTCAGGCTATTCGTTGCGCTGCCTTGCTGCTGCCCTTGGCATTAGTCCCGCAGATGTCGTTCGCTGCAGAGGCGCAAACCAGCAGCCAGCAAGTGCGTCAATACAGCATCGCGCCCGGTAACTTGTCATCTGCCTTAAGCCGCTTTGCCGGTGAGGCAGGAGTGATGCTAGCGATCGACGCGCGGCTTACAGAAGGAAAGCAGACATCAGGGCTCAATGGGACGTACGGGGTTACGGAGGGCTTTTCGCGCTTGCTAGAAGGCAGCGGTTTGAGCGTGAGCCAGACTGAGCAAGGTGCTTACACCTTGCTCAGGCAAGACAATGCCGGGGTCACGCAGTTACCGGCTACCATGGTTAAAGGTTTTGCCCTGGGCAACGCGCTCGGCAGCATGCAAGGCTACAACGCCACGCATAGCAGCATTGCCACTAAGACCAGCCAGCCACTGCTAGAAACCTCACAATCAGTATCGGTTGTAACCCGCGAGCAGATGGATGATCAAGGTTCGCAAACCGTGGCCGAAGCCATGCGCTATACGCCCGGTGTCATGACCAGCCCTTATGGCGCAACTCACCGCTATGACTATGTGGCGATGCGCGGCTTTAATGATGGCTCGGTGGACAATCTGTTCCTCGATGGCCTGAAAATGATGGGCGACAGCGGCACCTACAGCACACTACAAATTGACCCCTACTTTCTCGAGCGTATCGATATTCTCAAAGGGCCGTCATCCGTGCTTTATGGCCGTAGCCTGCCGGGTGGTTTGGCAGCAATGACCACCAAAAAGCCTGAGTTTCAGTCATCCGGTCAGATTCAAGCGAGCGTAGGCAGCAACAACAAGAAGGGCGTCGGGTTTGATTTTACTGGGCCGCTGGA
Encoded here:
- a CDS encoding DUF4880 domain-containing protein, which encodes MAAQLDYQVLEQAAEWFAVLASEQVSDKQRHAWQLWLASNPAHEAAWQNVQRISGQFHALPVAQRPLARKALQGVGSTRRQVLASLLLLGSGAVLGLAVSRKPMQAWVADQTSATGEIKELTLADGGQLWLNSNSSVDITYGPQHRLMHLWQGELLLDSAPDTQSPARPLYVETADGRLHALDARCSVRKQAQGTLLNVFAGAVRVTCKSGVSNVVQGGQQVLFDHQQISVTSMASSGRDSWRRGILLADNRSLGSFINELSEHVPGHLAVDPRIADLLIVGAFPLQDPERIYAALESSLPIRVNRRWSWWVTLEPIAS